The sequence GTCTCTTTTGGCCATGCGCAATTCCAATTCAACGCGTTTTTTTTGCGAAATATCCCTGGCAATGATTACCATACCGGAAAGCATCTGCTCCTTTCCCATCAAAACAGAGCTTGAGAGGCTGACCGGAATCTGTTTCCCGCCACTATCCTTGAACTCGAAATCACTGTTTTTCATCACCTTTTGTTGTATCAATCGATTGATTGTAGGCTTTGAAGCGGCGGGCATAATCAATTCAATGGGTTGACCGACAATTGCCTCTTCCTCATAGCCCAGGAGATCGCATGCAGATTGATTAACACCTACAATCTGACCTGTTTCATCCGTTAGGATAAGCGTGTCGGCCATGGTCGAAATGATGTTTCCGGCTGCCGTGGCCGGTGTTATGACTAAAAAATTGTATTTTACAATGACATATACGATGCCGACGGCCCAGATAAGGGCCATATTGTGCGCCAGATCGGGGATTGGAACAGATGCAATTCGCGGGGCAAAAATGTTGGTGGCATAGCCCACTACGAAAGCCAAAAGGGTGCTGACGCCGAGAATTTGAGCTTGTTTTTTCTTTATGGGATGGTCCGTTTTCCGACTGTAAACCAATATCATTGTTACCGCGGCAGCAATGGTTGCAAAAATATAAACCAATAAAACAAGGGTCATCCAGGTTTTATGCCACTGCAGCCCCCATCCATAGGATCGTCTGATATACTGTAAAAGACCACCGTCAACCCATTGCACGCAGATGGCCACGACAGGTACTGCGAACATAACGGGATATATCCACACTTTTCGCAAAACCTCTTTTTTCTCGGACACGATAAAGGCAAACCAAAGCAGAAATGAGCTGAAGGTCCATGCGCCGATGATGGTGACTTTCATGAAACGATAGGCTTCCTCTGCCGTCGCATGGGGGTTGTGTGCAAATGTTTTTCCGATGCACCAGAGAAGAAAACAGATGAACACGACCGCACATATCCGATTGAGGGGATGCCGGTGGTTTTTAACCAGAATGAACGCCGCCAGATATCCATAGGTGATGGCACTGAAAAAATGCAATAATGATAGATAGGACATGCTTGGAAACTCCGGCTTATTATATGAAATGCCAGCGTATTTTTCTCTCCTATGTATATCGGATGATTCCAGTAAAACTTTAGAATAAATTATGGTTTCCCACACCTTTCAATTTTGCCTTGGAGAAGGAATCTCAATCTTATTCCCACTCAATATTCCAGCAAAATTTAATGCGGCCTTAAAAAATTCATAATGCTCTGGCCACTAGTACGCTTGGAAAATGAGGATAATTGCATTCGCGATTTCCCAAGCCCACTTGGATCAGATAGTAAATGATGCAACAGATTATAGACTTGGATTAATGGTTGGGTTTTGCTTAGCGGCTATCTGGATAAAAATAAGGATATGTTTTTTTTATTCATTATAGAACAACTAATGCTTCTCCGCGCGAATATTTGAAAAATAGACCACGCTCTCTTTACCTGTCTCGTCCAATGGATTAAAATGCTTTTTATAAAAATGAAGCTCCCCGCCGCAAGCGGACGGGGTATCAAAATGGATAAAAACAAATTTAGATGATGGTGGGAAACGTAGTTTCCCCCCACACCCCCCTTCCGCATGTTTGCCCCACCGCAAGCGGATGGGGTATTAAAAACCTTAATCAATTGAATGCAGCTGCTGCCTTCAATAAGCGGCCTTCGGCCTTGGGTTTTTTTCTTAAGTGAAGCAACATTAAGCAAAGCGCCTAATCCCCTTTTTGGGGAAAAAACAGATACCTCAGCCAGTTAAAAAATGTATTTTTTTCCAGCATCGCCTTTTCCCATAAATTGGACTCTTTAAAAAGCTTTTCCGGCTCGGAAAACCACCTGGCCCGGGTGGTAAATTTTTCCTCTGAATCGAGATGTTTGACCACTTTGGCGGGATTTCCCGCAGCAATGACATTGGCGGGTATTGGGTTTACTACCACAGCACCGGCACCGATAATGCTGTTTTCCCCAATGGTCACTCCCTTGCAGATGATGGTACTGTCCCCAATCCAGACATTTTTTTCTATGTTCACAGGGTCTGTTTTTCCCGGAGCAATCCGGTTGTAGATATCATGCCAATCCGAGTCGGTAATATAAACATTGCTGGCAATCATGCAGCTGTCATCAATAAATATCCCGGCAGCCGATCCAATGCGCACTCCCGGACAGATCATACAAAAATTGCCGATCTTGATGATGCCTTCACCCTTATGATGGGGCCAGATGGAGAGCCTTATTTTACTGTCGGACGAGGCAATCACCGTGGCATAATCGCCGATTTCAATGGGAGAACCAAAGATCTCCACATTCCAGGGACGCATAAAGGTAAAATATCTGCCCAGGGATTCAAAATGCGGGCGAAGGAATCGATTGGTATAAAATTTTTCAAATTTAAGGTAGGCTTTTTTTACAAAGTAGGGTCGGTGGTCTCTATTCAAGGTATATTCCCCTTATAAAGATAAACCGCAAGACTCCCAAAACCGGTGGGAAAAAAGACGGCCGGCAGGGGTCAGATCGTAAATGGCATCGGCGGCCATCAACACCGCTGCATTGGTCCAGGTGAGCTTATCATCGGGCCATAAGGTAATATCCGGAACGGTGTATCCGCACCAAAATGATCCATCATCAAACTTTTTATCACTTATCCAGGAAAAAACGATTTCAGCCAGGGTAAAATTCCCCATGGCCGATAAGGCCAGGGAAAGTTCAGCAGTTTCCGCCATGGTGATCCAGGGCTCGTCATTAACGCATTTCGCTCCATGGCCTTCTACCACATATTTTTTCCAGTATTGGCCAATTCTCTTTTTGGCCCGCTGGCCGGTAAGCGCACCGGAAAGTATCGGATAGAACCAGTACATGGAAAAACGGGACTTTGTCATATTAAAGTGGTATTGTTTGTGTCTGATTGCGTTCCCCAGCTTCGCCAGTCCTTCTTCCCATTGAGGCTTTGAATATCCAAGCTGCTTTGCGATAGCCAGTGCGCATTTTATACTCATATAGATGGAACTGGATCCGGTGAGCAGTGCCATGGGATCTGTTTTCCCTTCAGGGCTGATGGCCCAGTGGATCTCGCCGCCCGGAGACTGAAGACTCAAAGCAAATGCAATGGCCTGATCGACTGTGTTCCACATTTTTTTAAGGAAACGCTTGTCATTGGTGATTAAAAAATAGTGAAGCACACCTACCGAAATGTATGAAGACATATTCGCATCACGGGTTTTATCTTCGGGGACTCCGTTTCTGTAGGTGGCATACCAGCTACCATCTCGAAGCTGTTCTTTAACCATCCAGTCAAATGCACGCCTCGCTTCATCAACATAACCGCCGATGCTCAGCCCCATGGCAGCTTCGATATGGTCCCATGGATCTGTTTTTTTCCCCTCGCACCAGGGGATCTCTCCGCTCTCTCTCTGAGCATTTATAATCAGTCCTGCAATCGAATTAATGTCAAGGGCAAGATCACTCCTGCTTCTGGATGTAGTCAGTTGCATAGATACCACACCTTTCATTTAAAACCAAAATCAGACTATCTATCACCAAGTCACCAAGAAAAATGGCTCTGCTTAATTTTCGCATTTTGTTTTATCCGGATTAAAAACTGCAGATAGATATAGTGGAATCGAAATTCATGCAAGAAAAATTTACCTAATCGAGCATCAAGCATTACTCATGATCAAATATATATCCGACCGATCTTAAGCTTCTAAAGAAGACGGGTTTTTTGGGATGATCTTCAAAATATTTTCGAAAACGCACCATAAAATTATCCACCGTTCTGGTCGTTGTTTTTCCCGTATATCCCCATCCTATTTCCAAAAGCTTGTCTCGCGAAAGGGGTTTCCCACGGTTGGCAATAAAAAGCTTCAGCAGTTTGGTTTCCTGGTCTGTCAGGATAATCTTTCCACTTTTGCAATCGGCAACTGAGGTAACAAAATCGATGTGGTTTCCACCAAACGAATATGTCTGGGGCATCAAAGAAACGTCCGTCTCCCTGCGGTAAATGTCGACCCGGGTTAACAGACGTTCCACCCGAAGTAAAAACTCCTCCAGGTTAAAAGGTTTTGCGAGGTAATCATCCACGCCATAAGAAAATCCTTTAATCTTATCGTCCGGCGTGCCTTTGGCTGAAAGAATTAAAATTGGGATCCGCTCATCTTTAAGGCGAATATTCCTCAGCACGGAAAGTCCATCAATACCGGGCAGCATAATATCGAGTATAATGAGATCCGGCCGGCTTTCCTTCCATTTCTGCAGACCGGATACCCCATCTTTGGCTATTGAAACATCGTATCCCTGAAGCGAAAGATTTAATTTTAAACCCTCTGCAATATGCTTTTCATCTTCAATAACAAGAATGTGTTTTTTTTGGCTCTTTTCCATAATTTCACATGGTTTTGTATGCCCGGAACATTAACGTTTTGGGCCATAAAGGGTATGATAATCGATGCTGACAACTCACCTTAAGTCAGAACCCGGTATTGAGTAACGAGTGTTCCCCATCAAGCATTACGTATTCGGCATCAACTAACCAGGCAAAATTAAGCTAAAAACCGAACCCTGCCCTTTTCCTTTGCTCTCGGCAACCACTTTTCCCTTATGAATACGGGCTATATTTTGTACCACGTGAAGCCCAAGTCCGCTGCCCCTGGCCGACATCACATCCGTCCTGCCCACCTGGTAAAATTTTTTAAAAATCTTTTTTATTTTGCCTTTTTCAAGTCCGATGCCATTGTCTTTAAAATGAATCAGTAGGCTTTTGTTGTGTTGTTCAAAAGTAATATCAACTCTGGGAACCTTTGATTCGTTGTACTTGATCGCATTGGTAAGCAAATTCATCAAAAGCATTTCAAATAAAGGCGGATTTATGCCGTATAATATCGGACTCGGAGGGTGATGTATCTTTATTTCGCAGTTTTGAAAAAGATGGTCGTTGTTTTTATAAAAGCGCTCAAAGACCTCAGCCAGATCAGACACGATTAACTGCTTTTTATAACTCTTGCTTTCAATCCTGGCAAGGTTTAAAATCCGACTTATATGGTCCGATAGCCTGCTCACGTCCGTAATCATGTACTGTATGTATTTTAGCTGGTCATTTCGAGATAGCTCATGTTTGGAAAAAGTTTGCAGGAAAAGCTTCAATGATGTAACCGGAGTTTTCAACTCGTGAGTAAAACTGTTGATAAAATTATGCTGCAATCGATAAAGCTGCAATGTTTTTTGGTTATACACAAAGATGGTAAATATTCCCAGCAGGATTATTCCCACCAGAATAGAAAGAACCATGATCACAATCCATGTCTGTGGTTCTAATACCTGACTGGAATCCAGGTTGAATTTATAAACAACCGATTTGAGTCCTGCAGAAACCTCAACATACCAGTATATATACAAAAACAGAGAGGTTCCCAGGGCCACGATTGATAACACAAAAATGAAGACTGGATGGAAAAACCATTTGGTTCGATTCATAATCGAACTATAACAAACTGGTCAAATTTAACAACCATTTATGTAATCTTCAGCAGTTGTTCAACAGAACATCTACTGACGGGTGGATAAAGTCTGGGTCTTTATCTTGCCGTTATCGTTCCGGAGCCAAATTTAATTGTAAAACTTTTGTAAAACCAAAGTTCAATCATGTACTTTACATCACTTCTGCATTATGATTTACATTTTAAATAAAGTTGCCCTGCTGATCATACAGCGTAAACAAATATATATTACATTTTACTTAAGTTTGATGTAAAATAGCCGATTGAAGACTTGTGAAGCCAAGTTCGACTTTTTACAAATTTCTTACAGATTAAACATAAGCCCTTTCACTAAAATTTTGGAAACCATTATATGAAACTACCTGTACTAAAAATAGGCGATATAGAAGCTAACGTACCGATTATTCAAGGTGGCATGTCGGTGGGAATTTCTCTTTCCGGCCTTGCCTCGGCAGTGGCCAATGAAGGTGCGATCGGCGTCATCGGGACCGCACTAATAGGCATGCGAGAACCTGATTATAACTCAAATTACCTTGAAGCCAATATCAGAGGGATGAAAAAGGAAATCAGGAAAGCCAGGCAAATGAGTGATGGTATCATCGGGGTGAATATCATGGTGGTGTTGACCAATTATGCGGATACCGTGCGTACTGCCATTGAGGAACGGGTTGATATCATATTCGCAGGCGCCGGACTTCCCCTTGATATGCCGGGGTATCTTAAACAAGATTCTGTCACCAAACTTGTCCCTATTGTATCTTCAGGTAGAGCGGCCCGACTGTTATGTAAAAAGTGGCTGGCAAAATATGACTACCTGCCGGATGCTTTTGTAGTAGAAGGCCCCAAAGCCGGCGGGCATATCGGCTTTAAACCCGAACAGATTGATGATGTGGCGTTTTCCCTTGAGAATATCGTGCCTGAAGTGATTGGTGCGGTTAAACCCTTTGAAGACGAACAGGGTAAAAAGATTCCGGTAATTGCGGCCGGTGGGATTTATACCCCTGATGATATCGAAAAATTTATAAAGATGGGAGCCGCCGGTGTCCAATTGGGAACACGTTTTGTTGCCACCCACGAATGTGATGCAGACGATCGATTCAAGCAGGCATATATTGAGTCCAAAGAAGAAGATATGGCAATTATTCAAAGCCCTGTGGGCCTTCCCGGCAGAGCGGTGAAAAACCAATTTCTCGATGACGTCTCCCAGGGCAAGAAAAAACCGTTTAAATGCACCTATCACTGCATTAAAACATGCGATTATCATAAAAGCCCCTATTGTATCGCATTTGCCTTGCTAAATGCCCAGCGAGGCAATATGAAACACGGCTATGCATTTGCCGGAAAAAATGCCTACCGCATAAACAAAATCGTTTCAGTCAAAGAGTTGATTGCCTCCCTGCTAAAAGGCCATGAACTCTCTGCAATTCACCCACCCCTGTTAAAAAAAGTGGGATAATTTTATTTAAAATTTCTGCCAATCAAATATGTTTATTCCGTCAAAAGGGTGTGCCCCTTTTCACTTATCGGTGAAACTTTTTCTCTGGTTATAATATTTGTTGCATGAAAGTTGCAAAAAAGCTGCAAATTAGATAAAATAACAAAAAACGGTCTGGATGTCCCTTTGCCGGGCAGGGGGACCACAACGCCCGGTGGAAGATTTCATTTAAAAATTTGCCGAACGGAATCTGGATTTGGACTTATGAACCGGGTCGGATTTCAACGTGGCAAAAATCTTCACCATTACAGGTGCAAGCCCGATAACAACCAATAAATCCATACTCATTATCGCCTGTTGGTAATATGAAAAACATACTTTCAAAACTCAGATTTTTTTTATTAAATGGGTTAAGATCCTTTTTCCCGTGGGTCATTATATTCTTCATTACTTTTTCCTTTTTCCCGTGTCATGCAACAACCAACTCAGCCGATTTTCCTTTTAGCCCGGGCGAGAAGCTGACCTTTAATTTAAAATGGTGCTTTATTCCGGCCGGTGAAGCAGTGCTTGAAGTACTGCCCATGGAAAATATTAGCGGTATCTGGGCCTATCATTTTGCTTTAACGGTGAAAACCAATCCTTTTTTCGATGCGATCTATAAAGTTCGGGACAAAATCGATTCCTATGCCGACATTGATATGACCCGCTCAATTTTATATAAAAAAAGCCAGGCCGGTAGGAAGCACCAACGAGATGTCGTGGTCAATTTCAACTGGGATAAAAATGAAGCTCAATATTCAAACTTCGGCAGAAAACGAAATCCTGTTTCACTTTTGCCCGGCTCATTTGACCCCTTATCTATATTTTATTATTCACGCATGTGCGATTTCAATAATCAAATTATCCTTCAACGACCGGTAACCGATGGCAAAAAATGTGTGATCGGAACAGGGGAAGTCATTAAAAGAGAAACCATCAAATTAAAAACAGGAAAATATGATACCTACCTTTTGCAGCCCGAGCTAAAAGATCTGTCCGGTGTATTTAGAAAAAGCGAAAATGCCACCATTAAAATATGGTTAACGGCTGATAAACGAAAAATTCCGGTACGGATAAAAAGTAACATCGTGATTGGAAGCTTTGTCGGTGAACTTGTTCCCCCTGAAGATGTTGCCAAATAAGATAGTCGTCTTTACAGCCTGCTCTTTTTTACCGTTATAACGGTATTTTAATACCCTTCTTTGTATTCAAGACCTGCCGGATCAATTAAAACCTATATAATTGCCGTTATAACGGCAATCAAAATAAAACATAATTTGACTTGACAAAATGCCGCAATAGCGGCAATAATAACCGATAAAATCGATTTCTATAAGAAAATTCGGGAATATTACTAATAATTACCACTATGACGGCAAAAATAGATCATAATAATTTTAAACGTGTGGGCCGAATGATACTTTTTCACCGGAAAAAAGCCGATCTGTCACGAATTGATCTGGCCATGGTTGCTGGAGTCGGAAAAACCGTCATCTACGACATTGAACACGGCAAAGATACAGTTCGTATTAAAACCCTGATAAAAATCCTAAATGCGCTAAATATTACTATGTTTTTTGACAGCCCCATTATGAATCGTTTCATGGAAACCAAAGATGAAAAAAGCTGAAGTATTTGTTAATAACCGACGATCCGGTATCCTGGAAGAAATTACGCCGGGTAAGAAGTATCAATTCATATACAACAAGGGATATTCAGGCCATCCGATTTCTCTGACCATGCCGATAGCAGATACGCCATACATCTATGATCGATTTCCCCCTTTTTTCGAGGGCCTGTTACCGGAAGGATATAATCTTGATGCGCTTTTAAGGGTTTATAAAATTGACCGAAACGATCTTTTCCGCCAGCTTGTAGTTGTGGGAATGGACATGGTCGGTGCTGTGACGGTGAGAGAAATTAAATGAATACATGTCCGATCACCTATCAATCCTGTGAAGGCAAGTATTCCATTCAAGGTCTCAAGCGGTTATCCCCAAGATTGTATGATTTGAAAGATTTTCCCTATACTGCCGGGGAACAAATACATGAAGCCGCTGTCCGATCAACCAAAATATCTATTCAGGGAATCCAGCCGAAACTTAGTGCCATACTCAATGTCAGCCGGCAACGATTTAAAATTGTCGATATAGGTGGCCGCTATATCCTGAAACCGCAGAACCCGCAATTTCCACTGCTTCCTGAAAATGAAGATCTGTCCATGCGTTTAGCCGGTCTTGCCGGTGTTGATGTTCCCCTGCATGGCCTGTTATATTCCAAAGACGGCTCCTTTACTTACTTTATAAAGCGGTTCGACCGAATCGGTCGGAATAAAAAGGTTGCCGTTGAAGATTTTTCACAACTTCTTGGTTTGTCCCGTG comes from Thermodesulfobacteriota bacterium and encodes:
- a CDS encoding ATP-binding protein — protein: MSYLSLLHFFSAITYGYLAAFILVKNHRHPLNRICAVVFICFLLWCIGKTFAHNPHATAEEAYRFMKVTIIGAWTFSSFLLWFAFIVSEKKEVLRKVWIYPVMFAVPVVAICVQWVDGGLLQYIRRSYGWGLQWHKTWMTLVLLVYIFATIAAAVTMILVYSRKTDHPIKKKQAQILGVSTLLAFVVGYATNIFAPRIASVPIPDLAHNMALIWAVGIVYVIVKYNFLVITPATAAGNIISTMADTLILTDETGQIVGVNQSACDLLGYEEEAIVGQPIELIMPAASKPTINRLIQQKVMKNSDFEFKDSGGKQIPVSLSSSVLMGKEQMLSGMVIIARDISQKKRVELELRMAKRDAEEASRAKSAFLANMSHELRTPLNHIIGFSELIADEKCGALTELQSDYLNDVLLSSRHLLALINDILDLSKVEAGKITLNPVALEIKPLLKDSLTVVHDKVVKRGITIDLKIDQLPEIFIADERKLKQIIYNLLSNAVKFTPDHGRITITGKRLPGDDDRHNHIQRGKQAIQISVRDTGIGIDGEDLARIFKPFEQVEDSTSRHFQGTGLGLSMTKRLVELHGGRIWVESEGLGKGATFSFILPGEQE
- a CDS encoding acyltransferase, with the protein product MNRDHRPYFVKKAYLKFEKFYTNRFLRPHFESLGRYFTFMRPWNVEIFGSPIEIGDYATVIASSDSKIRLSIWPHHKGEGIIKIGNFCMICPGVRIGSAAGIFIDDSCMIASNVYITDSDWHDIYNRIAPGKTDPVNIEKNVWIGDSTIICKGVTIGENSIIGAGAVVVNPIPANVIAAGNPAKVVKHLDSEEKFTTRARWFSEPEKLFKESNLWEKAMLEKNTFFNWLRYLFFPQKGD
- a CDS encoding phenyltransferase domain-containing protein, which gives rise to MQLTTSRSRSDLALDINSIAGLIINAQRESGEIPWCEGKKTDPWDHIEAAMGLSIGGYVDEARRAFDWMVKEQLRDGSWYATYRNGVPEDKTRDANMSSYISVGVLHYFLITNDKRFLKKMWNTVDQAIAFALSLQSPGGEIHWAISPEGKTDPMALLTGSSSIYMSIKCALAIAKQLGYSKPQWEEGLAKLGNAIRHKQYHFNMTKSRFSMYWFYPILSGALTGQRAKKRIGQYWKKYVVEGHGAKCVNDEPWITMAETAELSLALSAMGNFTLAEIVFSWISDKKFDDGSFWCGYTVPDITLWPDDKLTWTNAAVLMAADAIYDLTPAGRLFSHRFWESCGLSL
- a CDS encoding response regulator transcription factor is translated as MEKSQKKHILVIEDEKHIAEGLKLNLSLQGYDVSIAKDGVSGLQKWKESRPDLIILDIMLPGIDGLSVLRNIRLKDERIPILILSAKGTPDDKIKGFSYGVDDYLAKPFNLEEFLLRVERLLTRVDIYRRETDVSLMPQTYSFGGNHIDFVTSVADCKSGKIILTDQETKLLKLFIANRGKPLSRDKLLEIGWGYTGKTTTRTVDNFMVRFRKYFEDHPKKPVFFRSLRSVGYIFDHE
- a CDS encoding HAMP domain-containing sensor histidine kinase is translated as MNRTKWFFHPVFIFVLSIVALGTSLFLYIYWYVEVSAGLKSVVYKFNLDSSQVLEPQTWIVIMVLSILVGIILLGIFTIFVYNQKTLQLYRLQHNFINSFTHELKTPVTSLKLFLQTFSKHELSRNDQLKYIQYMITDVSRLSDHISRILNLARIESKSYKKQLIVSDLAEVFERFYKNNDHLFQNCEIKIHHPPSPILYGINPPLFEMLLMNLLTNAIKYNESKVPRVDITFEQHNKSLLIHFKDNGIGLEKGKIKKIFKKFYQVGRTDVMSARGSGLGLHVVQNIARIHKGKVVAESKGKGQGSVFSLILPG
- a CDS encoding nitronate monooxygenase family protein — translated: MKLPVLKIGDIEANVPIIQGGMSVGISLSGLASAVANEGAIGVIGTALIGMREPDYNSNYLEANIRGMKKEIRKARQMSDGIIGVNIMVVLTNYADTVRTAIEERVDIIFAGAGLPLDMPGYLKQDSVTKLVPIVSSGRAARLLCKKWLAKYDYLPDAFVVEGPKAGGHIGFKPEQIDDVAFSLENIVPEVIGAVKPFEDEQGKKIPVIAAGGIYTPDDIEKFIKMGAAGVQLGTRFVATHECDADDRFKQAYIESKEEDMAIIQSPVGLPGRAVKNQFLDDVSQGKKKPFKCTYHCIKTCDYHKSPYCIAFALLNAQRGNMKHGYAFAGKNAYRINKIVSVKELIASLLKGHELSAIHPPLLKKVG
- a CDS encoding DUF3108 domain-containing protein: MKNILSKLRFFLLNGLRSFFPWVIIFFITFSFFPCHATTNSADFPFSPGEKLTFNLKWCFIPAGEAVLEVLPMENISGIWAYHFALTVKTNPFFDAIYKVRDKIDSYADIDMTRSILYKKSQAGRKHQRDVVVNFNWDKNEAQYSNFGRKRNPVSLLPGSFDPLSIFYYSRMCDFNNQIILQRPVTDGKKCVIGTGEVIKRETIKLKTGKYDTYLLQPELKDLSGVFRKSENATIKIWLTADKRKIPVRIKSNIVIGSFVGELVPPEDVAK
- a CDS encoding helix-turn-helix domain-containing protein encodes the protein MTAKIDHNNFKRVGRMILFHRKKADLSRIDLAMVAGVGKTVIYDIEHGKDTVRIKTLIKILNALNITMFFDSPIMNRFMETKDEKS
- a CDS encoding HipA N-terminal domain-containing protein encodes the protein MKKAEVFVNNRRSGILEEITPGKKYQFIYNKGYSGHPISLTMPIADTPYIYDRFPPFFEGLLPEGYNLDALLRVYKIDRNDLFRQLVVVGMDMVGAVTVREIK